tgccctgccccactCACAGTGCatcggggcagggctggggctgcggcaGGCGCCTCCCCCGCAGCAGGTAGCGGGCCATGTCGTAGGGGTCCACCTCGGCGTACGGCGACGCGCCCCGCGTCAGCAGCTCCCACATGAGCACCCCGAAGGACCACTGCGGAGCAGAGTGCCGGggcagggggacggggacaggggacggggacaggggacggggaggggggaTGCGCCTACCACGTCCGACTTGGTGGTGAATTTTTGGGTCTGCAGGCTCTCCAGCGCCATCCACTTGACGGGCAACTTGGCGTGCCGGTGCTGCTGGATGCTGTAGTACTCCTTGCCGAACACGTCCCGTGCCAGCCCGAAGTCGGCCACCTTCACCGTCAGCGACTCGTCCAGCCTGCGGGGAAGGGTCGGGggcagcaccccagggtgcccgCTGCGGCCTGGGACACGTCGGGGTGCCAGGGGTGGGGGCACCCTCAGGCCGGCTGCACTCACATGCAGTTCCTGGCCGCCAGGTCCCGGTGCACAAACTTCTTCTGGGCCAGGTACTCCATGCCCAGGGCCACCTGGAGCCCGAAGCCGATGAGATCCTTCACCGTGGGGCTCTGTGGGGTAGGAGCGGTGAGCGAGGTGAGCtcagcccccacccccccaccccctcccggGCTCCCCCGTACCCGCTCCTGGGTGCGGATGAAGTGCCGCAGGTCCCCGTGGCGCATGTAGGGCAGGACGACGAGGGGCAGCCCGTGGCGGGGCAGGCAGACCCCCAGCAGCGAGAGCACCTGCGGGTGGTGGAAGCTCTTCATCAGGATGCCCTCGCGCAGGaactcctccacctcctccacgTCCGTGATACCTGCGGGGAGCCGAGCCGTGGGGCGCCgtgccgcggggccggggcgcggGAGTGGGCGCTGACTCACGGTGCAGGGACTTGACGGCGCAGTGCAGGGCACCCAGCAGCGGGTCCGTGTAGGTGCCGTGGTACACGCTCCCGAAGTGCCCTGCGGGGACAGGCGGCAGTGAAGCTGGGGGGCCCGTAGGTGACGCCGCGGCCAAACTGCCCCGGGGCGAGTCGTCACCTTTGCCGATGACCTGGTGGCGGTGGGTGACGAGCCGCTCCTCGGGGATGAGGATGTCCTtcacctcctccagcagctccggCTGCAGGTCCTCCAGGCAGCAGGACGTGGACCTGAGCAGGGGCACCGGGGAGCCGCCGCCCGCAGCAGTGGCAACGTGCGCACGGGGCCTGGCCGGGACGGGGCTGCCTGCAGCGGGCAGCACTGCCACCGCAGGCGGGGGCACCGTCAAGCACCAGGCACGGCCCCAGCGCCCCGACACGCTCACCCCAGCGCCCCGACACGCTCACCCCAGCGCCGCTTACCCCACACGTCCCGGTAGTCAAAGCCGAAGAACTGGGTGGTGGCGGGGGCATCGCTCCGGCTGGGGtgcaccagcagctccaggttCTCCGTCCCTGCGGGCAGGGCACGGGGTGGCACCGCGGGCACGGGGTGGCTCTGGGACAGCCGGCTAGCAGCGGCACTcacccctcctcttcctccagtgCCAGCGGAGCAGCGCAGCAGCCAGGATGCAGCAGACCAGGAAGGTGACGccggtgcccagggccaggctggcGGCCAGGTCCAGCGAGGAGGCGGCCAGCACGCAGCCCAGCTTCTGGCAGTCGCCGTTCACGCAGATCTGGGGGAGCGGGGGCTCAGCGGGGGCTCAGCGGGGCCAGAGGGAGcagggcacgggggggggggggtgttggggGGTGCCTACATTCACGGGGGCCCCGGCTGGAGTCAGGCGTAGGTCGTGGGGCACGTGGCACATCACCTTGTTCTTCAGCACGTTGGCGTGGCAGTCCCGGTCCCCCACTGTCATGGTGATGTTCATGCAGCCGACCACGGCGTCCAGCCCCATTTGCTGCCCGGACAGACGGCGCTGAGCCCGGCCGGCCCTGGCATCGCCCCCCCACGCGCCCCGCTCCCCGACATACATGCACCTCGACCTCATTGTCACCGGGTTTGAGGCGATAATGCTGCTTGAAGGGGAAGacctggggcagggagaagtAGCGCAGGCGGAAGAGCCGAGGGCCGGCAGCACCTTCCAGCAGCACGCTCAGGTTCCCGAGCACCGTCTCCGGCTTGTTCTCGAAGGGGAAAGCCGGGCTGCGGCACAGCAGCCGCTCGGGCAGCTGCGGGCCCTCACACTCCTGCGGGAGGATGCTGGGCTGCTGGCATGGCCGGGGACACCCCGGGGGTGacagcctcctgccccagcacctaCCGTGGTTTCGGTCCTCACGCCGCCAGCCTCGAAGAGGATCTTGGTGCGATACATCGAGTCCAGGTGGGAGCCGATGAGGGTGAGCATTGAGCCCCTGTGGTGGGCAGGGGTCAGAGCACTGGGGTGCACGCGGTCCCCCCAGGGTGCACGTGGTCCCCAGGGTGTGCGTGGTCCCCCCCAGGGTGCGCGTGGTCCCCCCAGGGTGCACATGGTGCCCCCAGGGTGCACGCGGTCCCCACCACCTCAGCCAACCCAGCCTGGGGGAATAAGGCCAGGGGTGTCCCCACACACTCACTCGTAGCTGCAGTTGGGGACGATGCCCCAGACGGAGGGGTCGGGGCGGTACTGGaagggcagcggggctgggaacTCCTCCCCGTCAATCCACAGGGCTACAGAGGCTGTGCCCAGGTGGGCGGCAGCGGGAGCCGTGCATCGAATCTTTCCATCGCCCTGGCTGGAGACATAGTgccgggggctggaggggacgGCGGGACCGCACGGGCGGCCTCGTGCCCATCCTCGTGCCTGGGACCCCGCGGTGGCCAGGGGTGACGGCCGGGGCGTACCTGGGCTGCCCGGCCAGAGGACACTTGGAGCCGTTGACCGTCacctcccagctgctccccgCCGAGAGGTTGGTGCCATGGAGGGACAGGAGGGTGCCACCGCCCTGGGGACCGAAGCTGGGGTGCAGGGTGCTGACGTGGGGCTCCTGGGCAGAGacgggggcagcggggcgggcAGTGAAGCAGTGCCCCCACCCAAACCAGCACCCAGCCCACGCCATCCCGGGGCTGGCATCACTGCCGGCACGGGGACGTTACCACGAAGTCGAAGCCGCCGAGGGTGGCAGAGCCCTGGACGCTGAAGCCCGAGGCCCTGGGGGGCTCCATCACGCTGAGCACCACGTCGGccggccccagcaccgccgCCCCCCCAGGCTCCAGGGCACACACCAGCACGTCCACGAAGACCTTGAGGCGGGAGGTGGGCAGCGGCCTGCGGGGCGGCAGGGGTCAGCAgcgggatggggaggggggaacaaACACCCAGCCCGTGTTCGCCCCCCGGCACGGCACCTGTAGTCCCGGCTCTCGTCCAGCAGCACGGCGCAGCTCCGCCCGCCCACCGCCACCTGGTAGGAGCCGGGGGGGTGGCGGTGGGCAGCGGGGTCCGGCGGGGAGCGGAAGGTCATGCCGCAGAGCGTCACCCTCGTCTGGCCCCGCAGCGGTGCGCTCCTGGGGTGGAACTGCGGGACGGGCAGCGAGAGCACGCGATGGCACGGGGAGCTCCCTCCCCGGTGGGCACAATGCCCGGCCTGAGGAGAGGGGTCCCACCGCACGTCGCCCCATGGTccgcctccctccccacccGTCCCTGCCCGATTCCAGGAGGTCCCCACGGGGCCATGGGCACGGCCGCAGACCTACATCGGTGAGGATGGGTGGGCAGCTGTCTCGGACCCAGGTGCCGTTGCACTCGTGGCTCCGTGCGCACCCGTCCCCGCACCAGCCGCAGCCCATGAAGCGCTCGGCGCGCAGGCAGCGATCGCACGTCAAGAAGTGGCGGCAGCCCGGGCCGGTGACATTCACGCGCCACACCTGGGGACACCGAATGGAGGTGAgcagggggcacggggggggccTGGCCCCACGtcccgccccggcccccccccccgctcacCTTGGTGCCGGCGGCGAAGAGCAGCGagtcctcctgcagcctcaccACGTGCCGCAGCGGCGCCGGCTCCTCCAGCGAGAAGTTGGCCAAGGCGACGACGTAGGAGCTGGAGCGCTGCAGCACCATCTGCAgcggggcggggagcggggctcaGTGCGCCCCCGGCACCCCGCACCCCGCCCCGGCCCAAAGCCGGCACCCACCTGCAGGATGCGTCCCTGCGCCGTGCCCAGGTGGGCCACGGTGACGTTCTCGAGGACGGAGACGAAGATGGAGGTGAGGAGGGTGCCGGCCAGGCGCCCGTTGAACAGGTCCACCTTGTGGGAGGTGGCGGGGACGAGGGTGGGCTGGTCCCAGCAGCTGGTGTCGGTCACCGGTGCCGAGAGGTTCACCTGCAGCCGAGCACAGCGGGGGCACCTCgaagccagccccagcaccccgatccctgctccccccagccccagcacccatgggtgtgGGGGCGAGCCTGGAGCACACACGTCGATGAGGTATTTGGGAGCCGAGCACCTAGGCAGGCAAACACCCGATTACCCAATCCCCCCTCCGGGCTGCAAAAAGCAAGCAGGGATTTTGGAGGATGCCCCCCCCCGCCACAACACCCCCGAGCAGCGTCAGATCCTGCCCTGCCCCCCCTCCACATCTGGACGTGGTTATCAGCGCCAGCACCGCGGGGTGGGGGCTCCGACACAGCGCCAGCCCCCCAAATCCAGCCGGGCTCGGGGCGAAGGGGGACGCCAAACCCCGGTGTGCCCCACGGGGCACCCCTAGGACCACGTGTGTGTGCTGGGGTCCGGAGTCCCCTTCCTGGCAGCGTGACACAGAGCGG
This genomic stretch from Oxyura jamaicensis isolate SHBP4307 breed ruddy duck chromosome 12 unlocalized genomic scaffold, BPBGC_Ojam_1.0 oxy12_random_OJ77, whole genome shotgun sequence harbors:
- the MST1R gene encoding macrophage-stimulating protein receptor, which produces MGLLLFLALAPLLADAWQCPRIPYSSTRNFSVPYALPSFDAGGPVQNVAVFADPATVFVAVRNRILVAGPELRLRSVLVTGPTGSAECEICRLCPAAAGGPGPEDVDNILLLLDPQEPWLYSCGTARHGLCYQHQLEVRGSEVSIVATHCLYSASGNSPASCPDCVASPLGTSGTVVADSYSSFLYLGSTVNSSVAARYSPQSVSVRRLKGTLDGFADTFQWLTVLPPYRDSYPIRYVHSFTDGQHVYFLTVQPECPGSASYHTRLARLSTSEHDLRRYRELVLDCRFESKRRRRGAEEDTERDVAYNVLQAAHAAHPGERLARDLGINSSETVLFGAFAESHPESPAPRDNSAVCAFPLRLLNQAIEEGMDKCCGTGVPTLRRGLSFFQPQEYCPHNVNLSAPVTDTSCWDQPTLVPATSHKVDLFNGRLAGTLLTSIFVSVLENVTVAHLGTAQGRILQMVLQRSSSYVVALANFSLEEPAPLRHVVRLQEDSLLFAAGTKVWRVNVTGPGCRHFLTCDRCLRAERFMGCGWCGDGCARSHECNGTWVRDSCPPILTDFHPRSAPLRGQTRVTLCGMTFRSPPDPAAHRHPPGSYQVAVGGRSCAVLLDESRDRPLPTSRLKVFVDVLVCALEPGGAAVLGPADVVLSVMEPPRASGFSVQGSATLGGFDFVEPHVSTLHPSFGPQGGGTLLSLHGTNLSAGSSWEVTVNGSKCPLAGQPSQGDGKIRCTAPAAAHLGTASVALWIDGEEFPAPLPFQYRPDPSVWGIVPNCSYEGSMLTLIGSHLDSMYRTKILFEAGGVRTETTECEGPQLPERLLCRSPAFPFENKPETVLGNLSVLLEGAAGPRLFRLRYFSLPQVFPFKQHYRLKPGDNEVEVHQMGLDAVVGCMNITMTVGDRDCHANVLKNKVMCHVPHDLRLTPAGAPVNICVNGDCQKLGCVLAASSLDLAASLALGTGVTFLVCCILAAALLRWHWRKRRGTENLELLVHPSRSDAPATTQFFGFDYRDVWVAVLPAAGSPVPARPRAHVATAAGGGSPVPLLRSTSCCLEDLQPELLEEVKDILIPEERLVTHRHQVIGKGHFGSVYHGTYTDPLLGALHCAVKSLHRITDVEEVEEFLREGILMKSFHHPQVLSLLGVCLPRHGLPLVVLPYMRHGDLRHFIRTQERSPTVKDLIGFGLQVALGMEYLAQKKFVHRDLAARNCMLDESLTVKVADFGLARDVFGKEYYSIQQHRHAKLPVKWMALESLQTQKFTTKSDVWSFGVLMWELLTRGASPYAEVDPYDMARYLLRGRRLPQPQPCPDALYGVMLSCWAPAPEERPSFSGLVGELERVLASLEGEHYVNLAVTYVNLESGPPFPPTPGGQLSDGEDEEGDEDEDKDVAVR